The Desulfovibrio sp. Fe33 genome contains the following window.
TTTGTATCGTGGCGTTGACAGTGTGATTGGGATGATGGAGTGTTGTGATCGAGGAATGCAATGATAGAACTCAATACGGTTACGTTTGCCTATCCCGCAGGGGAAGAGGTGTTGTCAGAGGTGTCCCTGAAAGTGGGCAAGGGCGGCCTGCTCGGCCTGGCCGGAGCCAACGGTTCGGGCAAGTCCACCCTGCTTGCGTTGATGGCCGGTTTGTACGCCCCCGTCAGCGGTAGTCTTGAAGTGGCCGGACGTGTCAGTCCGGGCAAGGAAAGCGGCATCCGCTCGGTTTGTCGGCTGGTCATGCAGGATGCCGATTTGCAGATTCTCGGGGCCACGGTGGAGGAGGATCTCCTGCTGGGCCGTGAACGGAGCGAGGCTGTGACGGCCGAGGCCCGCGGCATGGCGGAGCGGCTCAATCTGTTGAAGTACTGGGACCGCCCGGTGCAGACCCTTTCCTGGGGCACCAAACGCAAGCTCTGTTTGGCCGCGGCTTTGCTCGACAGGCCGTGCGTTCTCCTTTTGGACGAACCGTTCAGCGGCCTGGATTATCCCGGCGTGCGCGAGATGCGCGCTCTGATCCGGGCCAACCGAGAGGCGGGATTGACTCAGGTGGTCTCCAGCCATGACTTGGACAGCTTTATCGACTTGGTGGACGAACTGGTTGTGCTCGACAACGGCATTCTGGCTTTGGACGGCCCGCCTGAGGCCGTGCTTGACGAGGTCACGGCGCATGGAGTCCGCGCGCCGGGCTCCTGGACCGCCTGCCGGACCATTGTTCCCTGGGACGGGGAGGAACGGTGATGCATGACTTTGCGGCTCTGGTCCGCTCCTTGGACCCCCGCCTCAAGTTGGCGGCCGCCTTGCTGATTGGACCCTGCCTGTGGAAGGTGCATGTCCTGGCGGCGGCAGCTTGCGCCGTGTTCCTGCTCTTGCTCGCCTTGCCGCTGGCGGCCGGGCTGCCCGGTGGCGGAAAGATGGTCCGCAGCCTGCTCGGCTTCGTGTTTTTTTGGGTCGCGGTCAAGGCCGTTCTGGATGGTATTTCCGGCGTTCCGCCTGAGTATATCGCCTCGGACGCGGCCCAGTTGACCGTGCGGCTGGTCGCCTTGCTCATGCTTGGGCTGAGCCTGGCCCTTTCCACTTCGGCCCGTGCGCTCGGGCTGGCTGTCGCCTGGGCGCTCAAGCCTTTGCTCGGCGCGGAGCGGGCCTGGCGCGTGGCCCTGTCCCTTTCGCTGATGGTTCATTTTCTGCCGACCTGTCTCGCCACCATGTCCGGAGTGCGCGAGGTGGCTGCGCGGCGGTGTCCCGATGCCGGATTTTTCCGGCGTATGCGCATGATTCCCCAGGCGGTCGTCCGCAATCTTGGGCAAAAGACCTGGAATCAGACCCTGGCCGTGGCCTGTCGCGGATTGGACCGTGCCGGGGCGTGGGAACCCGATTTTTCCTGGACCGGCCGGGATTCCCTGGCCTCCGCCTTCGTGCTGCTGGTCGCGTCGGCCATGTTTTTGGTGTAGCAAACGCTCCAGCCATATTGACGGAATGCGCCGTCCCCCATAGTATTTATGGTAATAGGTTGTTTTTCATCCTTCAGACCGCAATGCCAAGGGGAAATCATGCCCACCATCACCCAGATGACGCCGGACCAGGCCCGCAAGTTCATGGAAGCGGGCAAACCCGATGCCTATACTCTCCTCGATGTGCGACAGGAGTTGGAGTACGAGGCGGATCATATTCCGGGGGCCCGTCTTGTGCCCCTGCCGGAATTGCCCGACCGCCTGGACGAGTTGGACAGGGAAATGCCCTTGCTGGTCTACTGCGCGTCGGGGGGGCGCTCAATGGCCGCCGCCGTGCTTCTTGAAGGGCAGGGGTTTAGGGACGTCAACAACCTGGTGGGCGGCATTTCCGCCTGGGAGGGTGCGTCCGCATTTGGCCCCATGGAGTTGGGCATGATCGCCTTTACCGGCGCGGAAAGCCCTGCCGAGGCTCTTCTCAAGGCCTATGCCATGGAGGACACTCTCCAGGCGTTCTATTCACAGCGGGCGGACATCGCCGAAACCCCGGACCGCATCGAGCTGTTCATGAAGCTGGCCGGGTTCGAAGACCGGCACAAGGATGTCCTGTACGAGCTGTATACCCGCATCGTCGAGGATGTCATGAGCCGCGTGGAGTTCGAGGCTGTAGCCCTGCGCAATGCCGAAGAGCTGGCCGAGGGCGGGGTGCCCGTCAGCGAGTTCATGGACCGTTTTCCGGGCGCGTTTGACAGCGACCTGGGAGTCCTGGAGTTGGCCGTCATGGTCGAGGCCCAGGCCCTGGATTATTATCTGCGTTGCGCCATGCGCGCCCAAAACAAGGACAGCCGGGATATCTTCCAGCTTCTGGCCAGGGAAGAGAAGGCCCATCTCAAGCTGCTCGGCAAGCAGATGGACAGGCGGAGCTGAACCGGTTCGGGGCGCGGTCAGTTCGTCACGGGCCGGTGCCCGAAGCGCAGGTTCGGCACCACGATCCCGAGGATTATCAGGAACGCTCCCCATATTTGCAGCCAGACCACAGATTCGTCGAGGAAAGCCGCCGCAGCCAACAGGGTGACGACAGGCTCCACGGATGAGAAGATGCAGGCGTAGGCGCTGCCGACTTTTTCGATGGCCGCGAACAGGAAGGTTATGGCGATCAGGCCGGGGAAAACGCCCAGCGCGAGGCTGAGGCCGACCTGTTCCAGGTCCGTTGTTCCCCATGCGCGGATGTCGCCGGAAAGGGTGAAGGACACCGCCGCGAAGGCCAGGACGTAGAAGGTCGCGGTCAGCGGTTTGAGTCCCTTGAGCAACACCTGGACGAGGACGAGATACACGGAAAAGGTGGCCATGGACCCCAGGGCGTAAGCCAGTCCCGTGGCGTCCACTTCGCGCAGGAAGGCGTCATAGAAGACCAGGCAGCATCCGGCCATGACCAGGAGCAGGGAGAGGACGACCGTTCGGTTGATCCGCATACTCAGGAACATCGAGGCGAGCAGGGTCACGGCCACGGGGTGGCCGTACAGGACCAGCGCCGTGGTCGAGGCCGGAATGGTCGCCAAGGCGTTGACGAAGCAGGTGGTCTGCGTCCAGTAGACCACGAGTCCCAGGAAGGCGCATTTGGCCAACTCCGGCATGGATATGCGCAGCATCTGCTTGTCCTTGGCGAGCAGGTAGAACAAAAGCAGAATAGCTGCCACGGAGAAGCGCATTTGCATCATGACCGCACCGTCCATGCCCGCGGCATAGCCGAGCTTGACCAGGATGGCCATGGAACCGAAACAGGCTGCGGATATTACCGCATAAATAAGGCCCTGAAGCATTGAGTTATTCCGGAAGGGCCATGTAGGCCATGTATTCCTGGTTGCCTTTGGGGCCCAGTATTTTGGAGGGCACCACGCCCCGCACGATCAGTCCGAGTTCGGCTTCGCAGAATCCGATGACCGTGTCAACGGCCTCCTGCTGTAGCCGCTTGCTGCGGACCACGCCTTTGTCGGTCAGTCCCGGTCCCACCTCGAACTGAGGTTTGACCAGCACCACCAGTTCTCCGCCCGGCTTGAGGAATTGCAGGCACGCGGGCAGAATCTTGGTCAGGGAAATGAATGATACGTCGGCAACGATGACGTCCACCGGATCGGAGATGAGGTCGGGCTTCGCATGTCTCACGTTGGTCCGTTCCAGGTTGACCACGCGTTCGTCCTGCCTGAGCTTTTCGTGCAACTGCCCATAGCCGACATCCACGGCGTGCACCCGCACGGCTCCGTGCTGGAGCATGCAATCCGTGAAGCCGCCCGTGGACGCGCCTGCGTCCAGCGCGATCTTTCCCATGAAATCTATGGCGAATTCTTCGATGGCCGTGAGCAACTTGTACGCTCCGCGCGATACGAAGCGATCATCTTCGGGAACCACGAACTCCGTGTCTTCCGAGAATTGCTGACCCGGCTTGCTGACCGGCGTTTTCTGGCCGCGGTCCAGGAAGTGAACCTTGCCGGCCATAATCAGCCGTTTGCCTTTTTCCCGGCTCTCCACCAGGCCCTGCGAGGCCAGGAGTTGATCCGCACGCTGTTTTTTCGGCATGTGGGTGTGCCTCCGGCGGTCGTGGGAAGGAGCGGAAGGCCCCTGTGCAGGGGCTTTGCCGGTCCTCTTCCCACGGCCATCCATCCCCTCCCTTCTCCAATTGTCTTGGGCCGCTTGCGGCGGGGCAGGGGAACGTGGAAGTGGGGTTACTTTTTTTCGAGACCGAGTTTGGCGACCACGTTGTCGGCGGTCCTGCGGGTGAAGTCGGCCTCGGACAAGGCGTCCTTTTCCTCGGGGGTGATGATCAGCTCAGGCTTGTTGGCGAGCGTCATGTCCGGCGTGACCCCGAACTCGGGCGGGAAGCTGTTGTCGAAGTACATATTCTGGAAATCCACAAACTTGAGCTGATGCGCCGTGGAGTCGAGTACGCACAGTTCTTCCTTGGAGACCAGGCCCAGTTCCAGGGCGCGCTTGGCGCCGGCGAATGACTCGCCGCCCTGGGTGCAGGCGATGTGGCCGTTGCGGTTGGCCTGGATCATGGAGTCCATGATCTGCTGTTCCGTCACCTGGATGACCTGGAAGGCCCGTTTGCCGCCCACGGCTTCGAACTTCTCGGCGAAGTATTTTACGCGCGGGAAGGAAACCGGATTGCCGATCATGGCCGCCTGGGCCACGGACGCGCCGACCTTCACGGGGTGGAACTCGCGCTCGTTGGGGTCGTCCACCGCGTAGTAGCGGTAGACCGGGTCTGCATGGTGCGACTGGACGCCGAAGATGCGCGGCAGTTCGGCGATGATGCCCAGATCGTAAAGCTTGAGGAAACCCGCCATGATGGCCGTGATGTTGCCCGCATTGCCGATCGGCACGAAGATGCATTTGCCCTTCATGTCCCAATCGTACCATTGAGCGCATTCGAAGGCGTAGGACTCCTGGCCGAGGATGCGCCAGGCGTTCTTGGAGTTGAGCAGGGCCACGCGGTAATTATCGGCAAGATGCTCGACCACCTTCATGCAGTCGTCGAAGACGCCGGGTACTTCGAGGACGACCGCGCCGGAGCCGAGGGGCTGAGCGAGCTGGGCCGGGGTGACTTTGCCGTGAGGCAGGATGACCACGGACTTGATTGCGCCGCCCGCATACGAGGCGTAGAGCGCGGCAGCGGCCGAGGTGTCG
Protein-coding sequences here:
- a CDS encoding energy-coupling factor ABC transporter ATP-binding protein; this encodes MIELNTVTFAYPAGEEVLSEVSLKVGKGGLLGLAGANGSGKSTLLALMAGLYAPVSGSLEVAGRVSPGKESGIRSVCRLVMQDADLQILGATVEEDLLLGRERSEAVTAEARGMAERLNLLKYWDRPVQTLSWGTKRKLCLAAALLDRPCVLLLDEPFSGLDYPGVREMRALIRANREAGLTQVVSSHDLDSFIDLVDELVVLDNGILALDGPPEAVLDEVTAHGVRAPGSWTACRTIVPWDGEER
- a CDS encoding cobalt transporter yields the protein MHDFAALVRSLDPRLKLAAALLIGPCLWKVHVLAAAACAVFLLLLALPLAAGLPGGGKMVRSLLGFVFFWVAVKAVLDGISGVPPEYIASDAAQLTVRLVALLMLGLSLALSTSARALGLAVAWALKPLLGAERAWRVALSLSLMVHFLPTCLATMSGVREVAARRCPDAGFFRRMRMIPQAVVRNLGQKTWNQTLAVACRGLDRAGAWEPDFSWTGRDSLASAFVLLVASAMFLV
- a CDS encoding rhodanese-like domain-containing protein — translated: MPTITQMTPDQARKFMEAGKPDAYTLLDVRQELEYEADHIPGARLVPLPELPDRLDELDREMPLLVYCASGGRSMAAAVLLEGQGFRDVNNLVGGISAWEGASAFGPMELGMIAFTGAESPAEALLKAYAMEDTLQAFYSQRADIAETPDRIELFMKLAGFEDRHKDVLYELYTRIVEDVMSRVEFEAVALRNAEELAEGGVPVSEFMDRFPGAFDSDLGVLELAVMVEAQALDYYLRCAMRAQNKDSRDIFQLLAREEKAHLKLLGKQMDRRS
- a CDS encoding DMT family transporter gives rise to the protein MLQGLIYAVISAACFGSMAILVKLGYAAGMDGAVMMQMRFSVAAILLLFYLLAKDKQMLRISMPELAKCAFLGLVVYWTQTTCFVNALATIPASTTALVLYGHPVAVTLLASMFLSMRINRTVVLSLLLVMAGCCLVFYDAFLREVDATGLAYALGSMATFSVYLVLVQVLLKGLKPLTATFYVLAFAAVSFTLSGDIRAWGTTDLEQVGLSLALGVFPGLIAITFLFAAIEKVGSAYACIFSSVEPVVTLLAAAAFLDESVVWLQIWGAFLIILGIVVPNLRFGHRPVTN
- a CDS encoding TlyA family RNA methyltransferase, encoding MPKKQRADQLLASQGLVESREKGKRLIMAGKVHFLDRGQKTPVSKPGQQFSEDTEFVVPEDDRFVSRGAYKLLTAIEEFAIDFMGKIALDAGASTGGFTDCMLQHGAVRVHAVDVGYGQLHEKLRQDERVVNLERTNVRHAKPDLISDPVDVIVADVSFISLTKILPACLQFLKPGGELVVLVKPQFEVGPGLTDKGVVRSKRLQQEAVDTVIGFCEAELGLIVRGVVPSKILGPKGNQEYMAYMALPE
- the thrC gene encoding threonine synthase, with the translated sequence MTADLFPSYRGHMEYFCLGCGERFPTDELYYTCPNCGGVFLLDNLNFDELKKTSGEEWRAIFDGRAASKRTALRGIFRFYELMAPVLEEEDIVYLGEGNTPLVASSPSLNAATGLTTAYKNDGQNPSASFKDRGMACGFSYLRSLIRRHGWDQILTVCASTGDTSAAAALYASYAGGAIKSVVILPHGKVTPAQLAQPLGSGAVVLEVPGVFDDCMKVVEHLADNYRVALLNSKNAWRILGQESYAFECAQWYDWDMKGKCIFVPIGNAGNITAIMAGFLKLYDLGIIAELPRIFGVQSHHADPVYRYYAVDDPNEREFHPVKVGASVAQAAMIGNPVSFPRVKYFAEKFEAVGGKRAFQVIQVTEQQIMDSMIQANRNGHIACTQGGESFAGAKRALELGLVSKEELCVLDSTAHQLKFVDFQNMYFDNSFPPEFGVTPDMTLANKPELIITPEEKDALSEADFTRRTADNVVAKLGLEKK